The Amaranthus tricolor cultivar Red isolate AtriRed21 chromosome 14, ASM2621246v1, whole genome shotgun sequence DNA window cttttctaAAATGCATTTTTGATATTAGGTTTTTATATCAACGTGTTGCTCAAGTAAGAATTTCAAAGTTTtaactatttggtgtatactATATAGACTTGTGGTTGTGGTTTTAGAAAACTCAATGCAAACCTAAGAAAAGGAGCTTCATAGCCTACGTTATATAGGAAAAAAATATTGGTTAATACATTAAGGAAATAACAAtttacaaagtttttttttagggttttattaaaaaaatttaaaggaaagAGGAATATTCAATCTGCATAATGTCTCGGAAGCTAGCTCTACTTCTATCTAATATCTAACATCCGATTTTCTGGATCGGATATTTTTGCACGCCTCTACTATCTATCATGTATATCTTGATCGTGTGTCTCAACTCTCGAGTCTGGGAAGCCAAAATTTAAGAATATTAAAAGAATCCCCTTTCAAAATTGAGACAAACACAATGTGGAAGTTTTGGTAGCTGAAAGCCATGAACTTCAATCAGGAAGAATTTCCTTGTCAAAGGGATTCCACATCTTCCTCTTGTCTTTCCAAAACAATGGTAGCAAGAGCAAGTCTATATGCCGTAGAACTCAAATTTCTGACCAAGACGAATATCTCCTTCCTCCTCTTCTTTGCGGGGAAGCGACTCCACTGTTCGTGTCTAAACCGAGCAAGCAGCACTGCTTCACAAAAAGCCACTGCAGCTGGTCTCTTGCTGCATGTTCGGAATGCAAGAAACTTTTATTACTTGCAGATATCGTAATgcaaaaatacaaaatcatCTAGGCAACCGGCAGAGCCGGTACTGAGTTTCGAGTGGCCCAAGGCAAGATAATAATTGTGGGCCCCTAATTATACAGAAGTGAAAGAGTAGGAATCTCATGATTAGATAAATATGAATTTGGGTTAGGCTTGTTTTAGTTGTCTGAGATGGGCCCGGGGCGCAAGCCTCACTTGCCCCCTCATAGGGTCGACCCTGAAGCAACGTCATCATCGATAATCATGGATTTGTGTTTCACAAGTGGAGTTTGATGAATTATGCTAGTCACGTCCGCAAAAGCTCAATGGATGGAAAACTAAGCTAAGAAGTAGAGGTAGCCATGGAAAGAATCACAAACCTTCCTCGAACAAATCCGGTGGTGACAAAGCCGATTGGCGCCCTATAAGCTTCCCTAGCAGCAGGATCCTCAGGCAACTGAAAATCCCACTTACCGGATGGTAACTCTTTGAAGTAAGAGCCAAAATGAGCATGAGGCACTTGGATGCCCTCGTCATTTACTAACCTGCGAGGATGAAGCACCGATTTTCCATTAAAATATGAGAAGCCTAATGAACTTCCACATATTTTCCATTATCAACAAACAAGGAAACTGTAGCAGAAGCTAATAACTAGAGCGAGCAATAAAAAAGCTTTCATATTACATtaagaacaatgaataatatttACCTAGAGGTTAAAGACGTTATGTCAGAAAAACGAGGCGCACAAACAACTGCTCTCTCATCGAAAACTCCTTCCTTAAAAGCATGCAAGACAACTCTAAGATAACACAATCTCCTGTCAGTAGTCAAACTGGTCAAGTTTGAGCCCTGGCTGATCTTGGCTTCATTCATCATTACATGTGAAAATCTCGGCCTATCTATCCCTTTGGGATATATCAGCAAATTTTCACCAGACACTTCCTTCAAGAAAGAATTTAACATTCTGGACGTCCTTGCCACGGAAACTTCAGAAAAACCACAGTTATTACTGAGTGGTACGTCATTAAGTTTGCCATCCAGATTTCCCGAATAATCTCCATTACCCTCCAGATTGCTCAAAAACCATTTGCTATTCCAAGGAAGTTGTATAGGAATTCTTAACGGTCTTGTGGCAAAAGATTGATTTTCCATTGTCTTGTCAAATGCCGCTGCTGCTTTTTCCATCATGTAATAGTTTGCATTGCAATCAGGAAAATCTTGTGGAAAACACGGCAACCCAACCTGCAAGAAAGATGGAAAAAGTTTGAAAACATGATGGTAGAAAAACTAAACAAGAGTTAAAATTAACTAGGGATGCATACATCACAAGCAATCCAATGCTTCTCTCTCAAACCGATTGCATGAGCTCCACCAGATATCAAAGGAATCCAGAGAGCCTTAACCCAACAAATAGGAAGTATAATAGTCCACCTGAAAGGTGAGGGAAAGAGGGATATCATTAGGATTCCAACAGAGCCAAAAAAGTAGCTAGGAGAATCTTTCAATTAAGTGTAGAAAGTTGAAACTACGAGGTGTTCAACACAGACCCGATGACCcgatatttacccgaccttGGAACCGAACCCAACTTCAAaatgaatataaaataaataaaaatcaacgtGGACACAAGACACAATTTTGAACCGACCCGACACAtctgacccgaaaatgacccaatgacccgaatgaacacctctagctgAAACCACGAAAATGATCATAGTCATCAATTTGTTAATCCTGAGTGGCCATAAACTCTAATGACCGAACCACAAGTACAACAAGATAGATCTCAAATATTAACAAGGTTTTTACAGCATTAAACTAGATTAGGTTGTTGAATTGAATAAGCACATCAAGGTCATAAGATATTCTCTAAGCCTATTGAGTAGTACAATTAACAAGTCTCTCCTCTTAAAAACCTCTAATTATATCCCGTGTTTCACCTCCCCCCTATTTAGTTTAACTAGCAGTGTCCTCAAATCAAATAAACTCATTAACCACTAGTCTTTTGTCCCTTCTGAGTTCTCAATCATGCCCCCTCTCTAAACACCATCATAAGACAATGGAGTTAAGCATAAGGTGTCACTACAAGTGTAAAGTAAAAAGCTGGAGCAATATAGAGTTCTTTAGTCAAAGAATGTCATATCAGAATACTAAGCAACCTATGCATCTCAAAAGCAGAAAGTTGAGTACACCGAGTTTCTTACAAACAAGCATGGAGGTAAGGAAAGCTACCCAA harbors:
- the LOC130799894 gene encoding ribonucleases P/MRP protein subunit POP1 isoform X2; the encoded protein is MTQATTVLFSWTAQRQDTLSSILSMLLRPSPTDRCEDNCTRLLSGEIYGRAMLHHAKQDSYKAICPVTFMWRPLQQQSIVGTNDRVTEDSIEIKSSSCLRQLWIWMHPSAFDEGLDCLKLACQKMMNDTGVVIGCVSLDGKFATLEVMGLKSFQLLQKLLRPITFSVETGSTTEYTDGDLGKEESFSPGTAVLLTVVDPRFSCHKKAEVLPVAHLSKDPKESMQDKCEQNSTGNLIMKEGVLSTSLSKDESTSSLFMCKDLWDASNGVNPPMEEHILCSKRHQKSLDFFCSKSTASTIFETTEGSYSNLCPIMLLKNADEASLHIGWTIILPICWVKALWIPLISGGAHAIGLREKHWIACDVGLPCFPQDFPDCNANYYMMEKAAAAFDKTMENQSFATRPLRIPIQLPWNSKWFLSNLEGNGDYSGNLDGKLNDVPLSNNCGFSEVSVARTSRMLNSFLKEVSGENLLIYPKGIDRPRFSHVMMNEAKISQGSNLTSLTTDRRLCYLRVVLHAFKEGVFDERAVVCAPRFSDITSLTSRLVNDEGIQVPHAHFGSYFKELPSGKWDFQLPEDPAAREAYRAPIGFVTTGFVRGSKRPAAVAFCEAVLLARFRHEQWSRFPAKKRRKEIFVLVRNLSSTAYRLALATIVLERQEEDVESL